A genomic stretch from Aminobacter aminovorans includes:
- a CDS encoding DUF2865 domain-containing protein, whose translation MKRPAIALLAAVAVSFLATGSSFAVTAQCLELETELASLPAQATGSFAQPDEFAAAAATQQDQIDLARIRASDLGCDRAISGDMIAQCAALNAKITEMQDNLGKLDGQSARPNRNVRRERIRILDAMQLAGCNDQGDEVEEATTNDPAPEQAGATIIRGGEATTLSFNESYPQHIVIGRNRQQGAGEYRTLCVRTCDGYFFPMSNAADLSDFQRDEKNCEASCPGTEIELFYHLHAGQPQESMVSARSGQPYRNLATAYRYKRVDLPRVPACGCNVSLNRNFSVIAGEGRPLPSAPQAKPVVTEPPAPAAPRHAPDPNRKVRAVGPTFLPDPQAAIDLRAPGPTPAR comes from the coding sequence GTGAAGCGGCCAGCCATCGCATTGCTGGCTGCTGTTGCCGTGTCGTTTCTGGCGACCGGGTCTTCATTCGCCGTCACGGCCCAGTGTCTCGAACTTGAGACCGAACTGGCGAGCCTGCCCGCGCAGGCGACCGGCAGCTTCGCCCAGCCGGACGAATTCGCCGCCGCCGCGGCCACCCAGCAGGACCAGATCGACCTTGCCCGCATCAGGGCCTCGGATCTTGGTTGCGACAGGGCGATCTCGGGCGACATGATCGCCCAATGCGCCGCGCTCAATGCCAAGATCACTGAGATGCAGGACAATCTCGGCAAGCTCGACGGCCAGTCGGCACGCCCCAACAGGAACGTCAGGCGCGAGCGCATCCGCATTCTCGATGCCATGCAACTCGCCGGCTGCAACGATCAGGGCGATGAGGTGGAAGAAGCCACAACCAACGATCCCGCGCCAGAGCAGGCCGGCGCGACGATCATCCGCGGCGGCGAGGCAACTACTCTGAGCTTCAATGAAAGCTATCCGCAGCACATCGTCATCGGCCGCAACAGGCAGCAAGGCGCGGGCGAATACCGCACCTTGTGCGTGCGCACCTGCGACGGCTACTTCTTCCCGATGTCGAACGCCGCCGACCTGTCGGATTTCCAGCGTGACGAGAAGAACTGCGAAGCAAGCTGCCCGGGAACCGAGATCGAGCTGTTCTATCACCTGCATGCCGGCCAGCCGCAGGAGAGCATGGTTTCCGCCCGCTCCGGCCAGCCCTACCGCAATCTTGCGACCGCCTACCGCTACAAGCGCGTCGACCTGCCGCGCGTACCCGCCTGCGGTTGCAATGTCAGCCTGAACAGGAATTTTTCAGTCATTGCCGGCGAAGGGCGCCCGCTGCCGAGCGCCCCGCAAGCCAAGCCCGTGGTGACAGAGCCGCCGGCACCGGCAGCGCCGCGTCATGCGCCAGATCCCAACCGCAAGGTCAGGGCCGTCGGGCCAACGTTCCTTCCCGACCCACAAGCGGCAATAGATCTGCGAGCTCCGGGCCCGACTCCAGCCCGGTGA
- a CDS encoding NADP-dependent malic enzyme: MAGNDKKKEALSDLDQAALFFHKHPIPGKLEIQATKPLGNQRDLALAYSPGVAAPCLAIKDDPETAADYTGRANLVAVISNGTAVLGLGNIGPLASKPVMEGKAVLFKKFAGIDVFDIEIDAPEIGQMVSTIAALEPTFGGINLEDIKAPECFEVEEQLKAKMRIPVFHDDQHGTAIIVAAAVLNGLELAGKKIEDVKIVTSGAGAAALACLNLLVSLGAKVENIWVTDRFGVAHKGRVEEMDRWKDPYVKDTNARVLADVIGGADVFLGLSAAGVLKPELLSEMADKPLILALANPNPEIMPEAARAARPDAMICTGRSDFPNQVNNVLCFPYIFRGALDCGARAINEEMKMAAVRAIAALAREEPSDVAARAYSGETPTFGPDFLIPSPFDPRLILRIAPAVAKAACETGVATRPIADFTAYVEKLSRFVFRSGLVMKPIFSNAKQATSKRVIYADGEDERVLRAAQVVLEEGLAKPILIGRPHVIEVRLKRYGLRIRPGVDFEVINPEDDPRYRHYVDHLIDLGGRQGITPEAARTMVRTNNTVIAAIALKRGDADAMICGLEGRFERHLRNVTLIVGARDGVKDRDLSALSMLISQRGVLFFTDTYVTVDPTAEEIAEMTMLAADEIRRFGIEPKAALLSHSNFGSRDSQSAQKMRMAAAILKRIAPELASDGEMHGDSALSEVLRQRVYPHSTLKGEANLLVFPNLDAANIALTTVKTMMDALHVGPILLGTAQPAHILTPSVTSRGIVNMTALAVVEASQRANAVS; the protein is encoded by the coding sequence ATGGCCGGGAACGACAAGAAAAAGGAAGCGCTCTCCGACCTCGACCAGGCCGCGCTCTTTTTCCACAAGCACCCGATCCCCGGTAAGCTCGAAATCCAGGCAACCAAGCCGCTCGGCAACCAGCGCGACCTGGCGCTGGCCTATTCGCCCGGCGTCGCGGCCCCTTGCCTCGCCATCAAGGACGACCCCGAAACCGCCGCCGACTACACCGGCCGTGCCAATCTTGTCGCGGTCATCTCCAACGGCACCGCCGTGCTCGGCCTCGGCAATATCGGCCCGCTGGCGTCCAAGCCGGTGATGGAAGGCAAGGCCGTCCTTTTCAAGAAATTCGCCGGCATCGACGTTTTCGACATCGAGATCGACGCGCCGGAGATCGGGCAGATGGTCAGCACCATCGCGGCGCTCGAGCCTACCTTCGGCGGCATAAACCTCGAGGACATCAAGGCGCCCGAGTGCTTCGAGGTCGAGGAGCAGCTCAAGGCCAAGATGCGTATCCCGGTCTTCCACGACGACCAGCACGGCACTGCGATCATCGTCGCTGCGGCTGTCCTCAACGGCCTGGAACTCGCCGGCAAGAAGATCGAAGACGTCAAGATCGTCACCTCGGGCGCAGGCGCTGCCGCACTCGCCTGCCTCAACCTCCTGGTGTCGCTTGGCGCCAAGGTCGAGAACATCTGGGTCACCGACCGCTTCGGCGTCGCCCACAAGGGCCGCGTCGAGGAAATGGACCGCTGGAAGGACCCTTACGTCAAGGACACCAACGCACGCGTCCTGGCCGATGTCATCGGCGGCGCCGACGTCTTCCTCGGCCTGTCGGCGGCCGGTGTGTTGAAGCCGGAACTGCTGTCGGAGATGGCGGACAAGCCGCTGATCCTGGCGCTGGCCAACCCGAATCCCGAGATCATGCCGGAAGCGGCGCGCGCTGCCCGTCCTGACGCGATGATCTGCACCGGGCGCTCGGACTTCCCGAACCAGGTCAACAACGTCCTGTGCTTCCCCTACATCTTCCGCGGCGCCCTCGACTGCGGCGCGCGTGCCATCAATGAAGAGATGAAGATGGCAGCCGTCCGTGCCATCGCCGCCCTCGCCCGCGAGGAACCGTCCGACGTCGCGGCACGCGCCTATTCCGGCGAGACGCCGACCTTCGGCCCCGACTTTCTGATCCCCTCGCCCTTCGACCCCCGGCTGATCCTGAGGATCGCGCCGGCCGTCGCCAAGGCGGCCTGTGAGACCGGCGTGGCGACCCGCCCGATCGCCGACTTCACCGCCTATGTCGAAAAGCTCAGCCGCTTCGTCTTCCGCTCCGGCCTGGTGATGAAGCCGATCTTCTCCAACGCCAAGCAGGCGACGTCCAAGCGCGTCATCTACGCCGACGGTGAAGACGAGCGCGTGCTGCGCGCCGCCCAGGTGGTGCTCGAGGAAGGCTTGGCCAAGCCGATCCTGATCGGCCGTCCGCATGTCATCGAAGTCCGGCTCAAGCGTTATGGCCTGCGCATCCGGCCGGGCGTCGATTTCGAGGTCATCAATCCCGAGGACGATCCGCGCTACCGCCACTATGTCGACCACCTGATCGACCTCGGCGGCCGCCAGGGCATCACGCCCGAGGCGGCACGTACCATGGTGCGTACCAACAACACGGTCATCGCCGCCATCGCGCTGAAGCGCGGCGATGCCGATGCCATGATCTGCGGCCTGGAAGGCCGTTTCGAGCGCCACCTGCGCAACGTCACGCTGATCGTCGGCGCGCGTGACGGCGTCAAGGACCGCGATCTGTCGGCGCTGTCGATGTTGATCTCGCAGCGCGGCGTGCTGTTCTTCACCGACACCTACGTCACCGTCGACCCGACCGCCGAAGAGATCGCCGAGATGACGATGCTGGCGGCCGACGAGATCCGCCGCTTCGGCATCGAGCCCAAGGCGGCCTTGCTGTCGCATTCGAATTTCGGTTCGCGCGACTCGCAAAGTGCCCAGAAGATGCGCATGGCTGCCGCGATCCTGAAGCGGATTGCGCCGGAACTCGCCAGCGACGGCGAAATGCATGGCGATTCCGCCCTGTCGGAAGTGCTGCGCCAGCGCGTCTATCCGCACTCGACGTTGAAGGGCGAAGCCAACCTGCTGGTCTTCCCCAATCTCGACGCGGCAAACATCGCGCTGACCACGGTCAAGACGATGATGGACGCGCTGCATGTCGGGCCGATCCTGCTCGGCACGGCCCAGCCGGCGCACATCCTGACGCCGTCGGTCACCTCGCGCGGCATCGTCAACATGACCGCACTCGCCGTCGTCGAGGCGTCGCAGCGGGCGAACGCAGTGTCCTGA
- a CDS encoding SDR family oxidoreductase, translating to MDLGISGKKAIVCASSRGLGKGCAIALAEAGCELFLNGRDAAALSRTAEEIRTRFGVKVTEIAGDVANPEVQKALLAACPSPDILVNNNGGPPYRDFRELDRAKILEGVTNNMVTPIELIKAVLDGMAERGFGRIVNITSLSVYTPIPGLDLSSGARAGLTAFLAGVARTVANRNVTINNMLPGKLDTDRLRGPHEPGIVEDPEQGAARRARLSAEIPAGRLGTPEEFGQICAFLCSVHAGYLTGQNIPVDGGLYVSSF from the coding sequence ATGGATCTCGGGATCAGCGGGAAGAAGGCAATCGTCTGTGCGTCGAGCCGCGGCCTTGGCAAGGGCTGTGCCATCGCGCTCGCCGAAGCCGGCTGCGAGCTGTTCCTCAATGGCCGCGACGCTGCAGCGCTCAGCCGCACGGCAGAGGAAATCCGCACGCGATTCGGCGTGAAGGTCACGGAGATCGCCGGCGACGTCGCCAATCCGGAGGTGCAGAAGGCGCTGCTCGCCGCCTGCCCGTCCCCCGATATACTGGTCAACAACAATGGCGGGCCGCCCTATCGCGATTTCCGCGAGCTCGACCGCGCAAAAATCCTCGAAGGCGTCACCAACAACATGGTCACGCCGATCGAACTGATCAAAGCGGTGCTCGACGGCATGGCCGAGCGCGGCTTCGGCCGCATCGTCAACATCACCTCGCTTTCGGTCTATACGCCGATCCCCGGCCTCGACCTGTCGTCGGGCGCCCGCGCCGGCCTGACTGCATTCCTGGCCGGCGTGGCGCGAACCGTCGCCAACCGCAACGTCACCATCAACAACATGCTGCCGGGCAAGCTCGACACCGATCGCCTGCGCGGCCCGCACGAGCCTGGCATCGTCGAGGACCCCGAACAGGGTGCCGCGCGGCGCGCCCGCCTGAGCGCGGAAATCCCGGCCGGGCGCCTCGGCACGCCGGAAGAATTCGGTCAGATCTGCGCCTTCCTATGCTCGGTTCACGCCGGCTATCTGACCGGCCAGAACATCCCGGTCGATGGCGGGCTCTATGTCAGCTCCTTCTGA
- a CDS encoding UDP-2,3-diacylglucosamine diphosphatase: MSGTGTRSFRTLFISDVHLGSKGAKADYLIDFLRHHEAETIFLVGDIVDGWRLRRSWHWPQTHNDVVQKLLRQARKGTAITYIAGNHDEFARMFQGVHFGGIVVADRAIHEAADGKRFLVIHGDQFDAVVQNARWLAYLGDFAYDAAMATNRLVARFRRTFGLPYWSFSSWAKVKVKKAVNFIGAFQDVLTEEARRSEVDGVICGHIHHPAIENFDGIQYINTGDWVENCTAVAEDFDGNFVILRWPHVLAGKLVNEPFVPMVVDQRVDKAAA; the protein is encoded by the coding sequence ATGTCAGGCACCGGCACACGCAGTTTCAGAACGCTTTTCATCTCCGACGTCCATCTCGGCTCGAAGGGTGCGAAGGCCGACTATCTGATCGACTTCCTGCGTCACCACGAGGCCGAGACGATCTTTCTCGTCGGCGACATCGTCGATGGCTGGCGCCTGCGCCGCTCCTGGCACTGGCCGCAGACGCATAACGACGTCGTCCAGAAGCTGCTGCGCCAGGCGCGCAAGGGCACGGCGATCACCTACATCGCCGGCAACCACGACGAGTTCGCCCGCATGTTCCAGGGCGTGCATTTCGGCGGCATCGTCGTCGCCGACCGTGCCATCCACGAAGCGGCCGACGGCAAGCGCTTCCTGGTCATCCATGGCGACCAGTTCGACGCGGTGGTGCAGAATGCGCGCTGGCTCGCTTATCTCGGCGACTTTGCCTATGACGCCGCAATGGCGACGAACCGGCTCGTGGCGCGCTTTCGCCGCACCTTCGGCCTGCCCTACTGGTCGTTCTCGTCCTGGGCCAAGGTCAAGGTCAAGAAGGCCGTCAACTTCATCGGCGCCTTCCAGGACGTGCTGACCGAGGAAGCGCGGCGCTCGGAAGTCGACGGCGTCATCTGCGGCCATATCCATCATCCAGCGATCGAGAACTTCGACGGCATCCAGTACATCAATACCGGCGACTGGGTCGAAAACTGCACTGCCGTCGCCGAGGATTTCGACGGCAACTTCGTCATCCTGCGTTGGCCGCATGTGCTGGCCGGCAAGCTGGTCAATGAACCCTTCGTACCGATGGTCGTCGACCAGCGTGTCGACAAGGCCGCCGCCTGA